The nucleotide window TCGCGGCGGCGCCCTTCCTGCTCGTCCTCGTCACGGGCTGCCTGCTGCAACTCAAGAAGGAAATCGCGTGGGTCCAACCGCCCACAAAAAAAGGCACCGGGAAGGAGCCGACGGCGCCCTTCGACGCCGTCCTCACGGCCGTGAAAGGTGTGCCCGAGGCGCGCGTGAACGGCTGGGCCGACATCGAGCGCATGGACGTGCGGCCCAAAGACGGCGTCGTGAAGGTGCAGTGCAAGAACCGGTACGAGGTGCAGGTCGATTTCCAGACCGCCCAGGTGCTCCAGGTCGAGTACCGGCGCTCGGACCTCATCGAGAGCTTGCACGACGGCAGCTTTTTTCACGACTCGTTCAAGGTGTACGTGTTCTTCCCGGTGGCGCTGGTGGTCGTGACACTCTGGGCCACCGGGATGTACCTGTTCGTTCTGCCGCTCGCGGTGCGCTGGCGGCGCAAGAGACCCGCGCCCGACGCGCCGGGGCCGAAATGACCTCACTCCGCCGATTCGTCGTCGTTCAGCTCCTGATGGTGTGGCAGGGCGGGTTCCTGTTCTACACGTCGGCGGTCGTGCCGGTGGGGACCGAACTCCTGGGAAAGGTCGGGCAAGGCTCGATCACCGCCCGCGTCACCGACGCGCTCAACGCGGTCGGCGTGGTCGCGCTCGCCACACTGGCGCTGGACCTGCTACTGACCTCCGACCCGTCCCGGCGCCGGGCGGCGTCGCGGTGGGCCCTGTGGGTGCTCGCCGCGGTATGCCAGGGCGGCCTCTTTTACCTGCACGCGGTGCTGGAATCCTACATGGACCCGGACCGCCGGGTGGTGATGGTGATCCAGCCATTCTACCCGACGCACCGCGTGTACCTGTGGACCAGTACCGTACAGTGGGCCGCGTGCCTGCTGTTCGCGTGGCTCACGCTCCGGGCCTGGCGCGCGCAAGACGTGAAGAGTGCTGCGACCAAAGCGAGGGCATGATTCCGGTTTTGGCCACCGAAGAGAACGGCAGCAGATCGGGACACAAGTGATCCAGTTGGCCGCGATCTACTTGCGTGCGGGATCGCTAAATACCGTCGCGTCAGCGCGGGTGCACTTGACCCGCTAAGGAAGAGAGCCGCAGGCGCGCACGGGGCGCGCATACGGCACCAGCCGACAGCAACCGGGCCAAGTGCGCAGATCAGGCCTCGGGCTTCGCACCGGTCGGCGGGAGCAGGTTCTTGATCCGCACCGCGAAGTGTTCGCCGACAACCACAACTTCGCCCACCGCGAAGGGCACACCGCGCACCGTCAGTTCGACCGGCGCGCTGATGACCTCCTCCAGTTCCACGACAGAACCAGGGCCGAGGGTGAGGATCTCGCCGATGGGCAGCACCGCGCGCCCCAGCCGCGCGGTGATCGTGATCGGCACGTCGCGCAGCGACTCCAGGGTGCTCCCGGGGCCGGTGCCGGCGCGGGGCTCTAGCCGCGGGAACTCGGCCTGGCGGGCCACGACGCCGGGGTCGGCGGGATCGGTCGGAGTGGTTTCGGCCATGTCGCGTCTCGCGCTTGCGGTGGTCAGTCGCCGGTAATGGTATCGACAACAACGGCTGCCCGGTCACCGACGACCCCAGGCCAGACCCGGAATTTTCTCGCACCGCTGACCAATCCGTCAAGCGGCTCGGTCACCTTCTGGTCGAACACGATCACGTCGCCGGTCGTTAGATCCGACACATCCCGCATTGTGAGGTCGGCGCGCCCGAGGATCACGCTCATTTCGACGCTCATCGCCCGCACCACGGACTCGATCTCGGACTTGGGTGCGGGCGTCACCGGCGGCGACAAACCGATCGCGGCCAACTGCTCCCAGCGGCCCGAGCGGGTCAGCAGCAGGTAGATAGGGTGCTCGCCGTACGGCGCGGAGAGGGTGAACGTGACGAAGATGTTGTGCTCGTTGCCCCCGGTCCACACCGCGGCCGGGGCCGCGGGCGCGCCGATGTCGACCACGAGCGGCTCGACACCGGGCCAGCTTTTGAGGAACGGGGTTACGAAGAACTCGCGCACCAGGTGCGGGATCAGGGCCGACTCCATCGGGGTCGGCTCGCGGTCGGCCGGCAGGGCCTCGGGGGCCTCGCCGATCAGCCCGGACAGCAGCGCGATCAGCACGGGGTTCGGGAACACCAGCAGCGCCCCCCCGCCGGGCGCGTCGGGCGGCGCCAGCGGCACGCTGATCGCCCCCTCAGGGAAGAACGCGAGGCAGTACGCCGCGCTGGGCGTCTCCACCTTCGCGATCTGGAGGGTGGCGGGGTACCTCAGGGCTTGCACCGCCGCCTCGTTGGTGCGGCGGCAGGCGAGCGTCAACCACGCGGTGACGTTGCGCTCGATGTCACCGGGCGGCGGTTTGCGAAAGTCGTACTCGGCCGGCGTCATTGCACGACGTACTCTTCGAACAGGACGGCCCGGATGCGGCTGCTGCCGTCGGGATAAAGGACCTCCTCGATCCGTTCGAGGAGCTCCCGCTGCATCCGCTGAACTCCGACCGACCCGCTCACGTCTTTGGTGCTCTTCCCGGCCAGGTGGCCGATCAGGGCGCTTTTCACCGCGGCCTTCTTCGCGGTCACCATGGCGGTGACCTCTTTCTCGGCCTCGGCGTCGACGAGAACGGCGATCTTCAGGCGGAGATACCGTTGCTGCCGCTCTTCGACAAGGTTAACCACCACGTCGCCGAACGGCACGATCGCGGTCTTACTCTCGGCCGGCTTCTTCTTCGGGGCCTTGTCCTTGTCCTTCTCCCCTTCGGCCTTCTTGCCGAACGGGGGCACCCCGCCCATCGCCATCGGGACGACGGCCCCGCCGCCCAAAGCGACCAGACACACGATGATGAGGATCAGTTTGCCGCCCTTTTTCTTCGGTGCGGCTTCGGTTGCGGCTGTGGCCATGGTGCGATCTCCTGGTGCGTGATGCTCAGGGTCGCGTCCGTGCGGCGGGGTGGAGCGTGACCGCTCCCGAAGTATCCGTACTTCGTGTAATTTTGGTTCGCCGGATCGCCCCGGGCCGAAGTCCGGGG belongs to Gemmata obscuriglobus and includes:
- a CDS encoding FliM/FliN family flagellar motor switch protein gives rise to the protein MTPAEYDFRKPPPGDIERNVTAWLTLACRRTNEAAVQALRYPATLQIAKVETPSAAYCLAFFPEGAISVPLAPPDAPGGGALLVFPNPVLIALLSGLIGEAPEALPADREPTPMESALIPHLVREFFVTPFLKSWPGVEPLVVDIGAPAAPAAVWTGGNEHNIFVTFTLSAPYGEHPIYLLLTRSGRWEQLAAIGLSPPVTPAPKSEIESVVRAMSVEMSVILGRADLTMRDVSDLTTGDVIVFDQKVTEPLDGLVSGARKFRVWPGVVGDRAAVVVDTITGD
- a CDS encoding FliM/FliN family flagellar motor switch protein, with the protein product MAETTPTDPADPGVVARQAEFPRLEPRAGTGPGSTLESLRDVPITITARLGRAVLPIGEILTLGPGSVVELEEVISAPVELTVRGVPFAVGEVVVVGEHFAVRIKNLLPPTGAKPEA
- a CDS encoding PepSY domain-containing protein, with protein sequence MPLNPRVFFRKAHRWGAVVAAAPFLLVLVTGCLLQLKKEIAWVQPPTKKGTGKEPTAPFDAVLTAVKGVPEARVNGWADIERMDVRPKDGVVKVQCKNRYEVQVDFQTAQVLQVEYRRSDLIESLHDGSFFHDSFKVYVFFPVALVVVTLWATGMYLFVLPLAVRWRRKRPAPDAPGPK
- a CDS encoding flagellar basal body-associated FliL family protein; translated protein: MATAATEAAPKKKGGKLILIIVCLVALGGGAVVPMAMGGVPPFGKKAEGEKDKDKAPKKKPAESKTAIVPFGDVVVNLVEERQQRYLRLKIAVLVDAEAEKEVTAMVTAKKAAVKSALIGHLAGKSTKDVSGSVGVQRMQRELLERIEEVLYPDGSSRIRAVLFEEYVVQ